CCGGCATCGAGAGAGAGGCCCGCCGGCAGGCTGCCGCTGGTCACCGCCCACGTGAGGGGAGCCAGTCCGTTCTGCTCGCTCAGCGTCTGCGAATAGGCAGCGCCCACCTGCCCATCCGGCAGGCTTGACGTGGTCACCTGCATGGCAGGCACCGTCAGGGTGGCAGACCCACTGATGGTGCCGCCGCAGGTCAGGGCATAGGTGTAGGTCCCGGGTGCCGTCGGCGTAATGGTGGCAGAGCCGCCATAGTAGTCTCCACTGAGCGTGCCCTTCTGCATGCCCGACCAGCCGCCCGCGCCGGCCCCTCCGCTTCTGACGGTGGCAAAGCAAAGCTGCGCCGTGGTTGAAAATGCGTAACCGGCCTGCCAGTTCAGCTGCACAGGCGTACCTGCCGTCGTGGTCTGTGAGCTCAACGTCAGTTTCACCAGCGGCGCAAGGGCCGGACTCGGTACCGCTTTGAAGATTGCACCATTCGAGTTCGGGCCGCCGGTGTCCGTCGTTCCATAGAGGTTGCCGTCGCTGCCCACGATCGGGCCGCCCAACGACTCCGCGTAACTTGGACCCAACAGGCCGAGCGTCACAAAACCACCCGCGGGAGTGAGTTGGAACAACGTACCTGCCGGGCTGTTGGTGGTCGTTCCGTAGAGATTGCCGTCGCTGCCGAAGCTCAGCGTGCCTTCCGGCCGGCCGCTGTCGGCAGCCTGCCCGGTAAACTCATAGAGAGTGGTGAAGGTTCCCCCCGGCGTGATGTTATAGAGCGTTCCCTGGCCGGTGGAGTCAAAATCGTCGGCGTACAGTCCAAAGTTATGGGTCGAGCCATAAAAGCTGCCGTCCGGGCCTTCGACCAGGCCCCCATCCGGGTTGCCGCCATCGTTGCCGCCCCCAAAGTGGTACAGCGTGGTAAACCCCGTGCCCGTTTTGCTGAGTTTGAAGACGCTGCCAACAAAGTAGTGCGTGGGCCCCACCTCGTCGTTATTGGTGGTGCCATACAGATTGCCGTCGCTGCCTTCGACCAGCCCCGCATACGGACTGGCTCCATCCGCATCTTCGCCCAGAAAGGTATAGAGGGTCGTCAGCACTCCCTCCGGAGTGATCCTGAAGATCGTGCCGTACCCCGTGAAGCCCGCGGCGTTGATATCTCCGCCATAGACGGTCGTACCGTAATAGTTGCCGTCGCTGCCTTCGATCACCCCTCCGGCAGGAAAGCTGCCGTCCGTGCCGCCGGTGAAGGTATAGAGCAGGGTGAAGACGCCCGAAGGACTGATCCGGAAGACCGTGCCCGCTCCATCGGCTCCGCCAAAGGCGGCGGTGCCGTACAGGTTGCCGTCGCTGCCCGCAAATAGACCCGCCTCGGGCATCTGGCCGTCGGGCGATCCCTGGAAGCTATAAAGCACCGCGTACGCGCCATCCGGCATTACCCGAAAGATGGTCCCGTCCCCGTTGGCTCCCCCACGCGCGGTCGTGCCGTAGAAGTTTCCGTCCGGCCCCTGCACCAGATTTCCGTACGGAGATTGTCCGTCGGTGGTGCCATTCAGGGCATAAAGATTTGTTATCGTCGCGCTCTGGGCTCCGGCGTGATGCGTCAGGGCTCCAAAGAAAAGAACGAGGATGATCAAGCGAATCGCTCGGCGCAAAACTAGCCTCTCAGTGTCATTAAGAATTCACGGATACTTCGCCACAGGGAGGAGGAGTCGAACGGGCCCGATTCCTCCCATGGGAATCTGCAAAAACCGGCCCTGGAAGGAATGAGACGGAGTTCCGCCGTAGCGTGGAAGCCACATGGATGCGGCCTCCACCAATTTTTGCGACTGTGGAAAAATTGGCTGGATCGGTTTGAAGGAACTATGGCATTGCAACGCCCAGACCACAAGCATCTTATGGGCATCATTTCGGCAGCCGGAAGGAATCAGGAAAAATCATTTTGTATCTGCAACTTGGCTATTCATCGAGAGCACTGTTGCCCCTCCTTCGGCCCCCCCGCACAAATTGCTTTGAATCGGCAAACCGATTTGAGACGATGTGACATGGAGCCCCAAGAGCCAACCGTCTTTTCCTTTGCCGCCTATCTTTACGACGCAGAGAATCGACGCCTGACCCGGAATCAGGTTCCCATTCGCATCAACCGGCAGATGCTCGATCTGCTCGATTTGCTGGTCCGCAGCAGCGGCCGCCTCGTGACACGAGAGCAAATCCAGAAGACACTCTGGCCCGGCCAGTTTCTGGACAATAGCGAAAAACGGATCACGAATGCCGTCGCCCGTCTCCGCCACATATTGGGAGACAACTCTTCCCGGCCCAGGTACATCGAGAGCGTTCCTCGAACCGGCTATCGCCTCATCGCACCCATCCGTGTTGTGGAGCTGGCACGCGGTGCTCGTCCGGCCCCTGCCGCCCTGCTCCCTCCGGCCGTGGAAACCGCCGTGCCTGCCGAGGGTCTCCCCGAGGTTCTCCCCGACGCGCCTTCTGCCCTTTCCGGCACGACGGCTACCGCCGACTCCCCGTCACTTTCAGAGGACCGGGAAGCCCAAACCCGGAGTGCCGGCCTTCTTCAGCCGCCTGGCTCTGCTTCGGCGCCGATAAGCGGCCTGCCGAGGGCCCTGGGGCGGCGCGGCGTCTTCTATGCGGCGGGCGTCTTGCTGCTGCTCGCGGGCATGCTGGCGATGGCGCCGCGGCTCAAGCGCAGGCCTGCCGCCGCTCCGGCCGAAATCACGCTCGGCATTGCACCTTTTCAGGCCTCCGGCCCGGGCGCGGCCAGCCTGGCGCAAAGCTTCCGGCTCGATCTTACCGATACGCTTTCGCAACTGCCCCATCTGGACGTGCGAGCCTCCAACTCCCTCGATCTGCTCAATCTCGACCGCTCCACTTTTCGCGCCCAGGCTACGCACCTGGGCCTGGATGTATTGATCCTTGGCAGCTTCACCCTCCAGAACAACGAGTGCCATGTGCAGCTCGAACTGGTGCGCGGCAACGATCTGTCTCACATCGCCAGTTTCAACCGCACCGTTTCCCGCTATGAGCTGGCGGACCTTCGCACCATGATTCAGGATGAGGTCTACCGGAGCCTCAAACTCTCCCCGGTCTCCGGCGGTTTGCCCACCACCCCGATCGACGGAACCTCCAATCCCCTGGCCTACGACGCCTATCTCCGGGCCCAATATCACTTTTCACAGCTCACTGGAAATTCGCTGGTCCTGGCCGTGGCCGAATACAACGAAGCCATTGCCGACGACCCCAACTTCGTCGACGCCTATGCGGGCCAGGCACGCGCGTACATCTTTCTGGTGCAGAACGACCGCATTGGAGAGAGCGAGGGCTATACTCTGGCCCGGCAGGCGGCGCGCCACGCATTGGCGCTCGATGCTCATACGGCCGAGGCCCATGCCGATCTCGGGTTCATCTACTTTCTGCAGAGCTGGAACCTCAAGGCCGGCGAACGGGAGCTGCGGCAGGCCATTTCCGCCAATCCCGACGACCCGTTCTACCATCAGGGCCTTGCATTGATCTATAGCGATGAGGGCCGCTTTCACGAAGCCGAGGCTCAGATCAACCAGGCACTTGCCGTCGATCCTTACTGGGTCTCGGCCTACATCACCGATATTCATATCGCCAGCGTTGCCCAGGACCGGTCACGCGTCGAAAGCGATATTCGCAAGATCATGCAGTTGGCTCCTAACTCCACCCACGCACGCGACGGCATTGCAAATGCGGAGTGGAGCCTCGGCCTGCATCTCCGGGCTATTCAAACGTGGCGAGAGATGGCCGTTATGGACCACACGCCCAGCCGCATCGCCATGGAAGACCGGGGCCTTGCGGCCTATCGCAGGGGCGGAGTCGCCGCCTATGCCCGGATCCGCATCGAAGCCATCCGGGAAGGGATGAAGACCGCTCCCCATGGAAACGACTTTTTCCCTCCCGAATGGTACGCGCAAGCCGGGGAAACACAACAGGCACTTCGCGCCATCCGCGCCAGCATTGCGATGCATGATGATGGCGTTCCCGGCATGACGGTCCTCCCGGCTTACGATTCGCTGCACTCCAACCCTGAGTTTCGGGCCCTGCTTGCCGGCGTGGGACTCAATATCCCTGCGCGGGCCCATAGCTGACCGGCTTTTGCATCCATCCCCGCACCCCTCCCAAAAGCACCAGCAACTGACAACTGACCACTGACAACTGACCCCTGGCAACCAAAAACTCCCACAGCCCCACCCGGTACCATAAAGCTATGTTCGGCAAGCTTTACGCCAATTGGATGTACCGCTGGGAAACCGCCCTCACCACCCGCGATGAGAACCGCGTCGTGCGCCCCCTTCCATGAGAAGCCACTCCGATGTCAACTATTTTTTCTTTTTTGCTGGCAAGGAAAGTTCTCCGTGCGTTGCGTAGGTTCCGTCAGGGGCGCGTGTTTGTTGCGCGGCGAAGCGAACCCTTGACGGGTTCTGCGCAACGCACTACACAGATCACCCAGCAAAAAAGAAAAGCAGCCGCTGTAGCCTTACGTTGGTAGATTTCGCCCGCCAGCCTTCCATCCGCACTCTGAAATGGACCATGCGGTCCGGTGCACCTTGTCATACTGGCGAATGCTGCTACCTTGACTTCGGTCTACAGGAGGAGAGCTCCTCTCTGTGATGCCAGGGCGCGCCCGCAGTCATTCGTTTCCGGTTTCGACGATTTCGTACCTTACAAACAACGTTATGCAGAGACTGGTTCCAGAGCGCGTTGCTTGATCCTGCTGTTATACAGCGGATCATAGACCTCGCCTGTGACCCACAAGTGATGCAGAAGAACAGCGAGTTTGCGGGCAACGGCCACAACCGCACGACTTCTTGCTCCCCGGCCGCCTCGAGCGATCAAGCGTTCGCCCCATCGCCGCAGATCCGTGTCCGGACCGAACGGACCCAGGATGTACTGTGCGGACTGCACCAGCATTCGCCGCATGAATCCATCCCCCTCTTTGCTGATTCCCAATTGCGGATTGCTTTCCCCTGATTGGTAGCACCGAGGTCTAAGTCCAAAATATGCTCCCGCATTGCGGCTGTGAACCATACGACTGCTGCGTCCAATGGTCAGTACAAAACCGAGCGCGGTCAGCGGCCCCACGCCTCGAATCTGCTCTAAATGCTGGGTTGCCGGATAACTCGTCTCCGCGATTCTGGCAATCTTACGATCGTAGCGTTTGATCAAGTTCGTCAGGCTTTGGATCTGATCAAGAAGCGGATCGAGCGCCAGCAGCAAATCCGACGGTACCGCCGGCCTTGCACGATTGGCGAAGCTCACTGGGGAACAACTCGGCAATCTGGTTCCGGTGGGCTTCACCAAGCCGCGTGCACAGTTAATCAGTCTCGTCCGCGTGCGCACCAGCAAATCTCGTACCCGCAAAACCGCCAACATGCTCTGGTCTTCGTCGCTGCGATGCTCAACTGGACCGAGTAACTCGGGATCGACCCTCACCAGACGCGCCAGAGCGCACGCATCTACTCGATCACTCTTTTTGCTGCTCTTGTGGATCAGTCTCAGACGCACCGGATTTGCCACGACTACCTCGTGACCGAGTTCCCGCAACACACGACTGGCCCAGCGGGAATGAACTCCCACTTCCATGGCAATCAGAGATGATGTCAGCACCCCGAAGTGCTCGTTGAATGCGGCTGGCGTACTAACAACAGTTCCTTCCTCGACGACAACTCCGCCTTCACCCAATACGCAGTAATGGCTCTTCTTGTCTCCGAGGTCAATCCCTATCACTCTATTCATTCCGAACCTCCTGTGCGCAACAGCGCGATAATTGCAGCTTACGTTTTGTCTCCGTCCACGTGCGTATAAGCGTTCAGCAATAAGGAAGTAGCCCAATTTTCTTCTTCGTTCAAGTGCCCCCGCTTCATGCGGCGTTATGGCAGAGCCGGTCGGAACCCGTCAAGGCTCTGCGCTTCGCTCCGACCGCTCACGCGGCGCCTGCGGCGGCACTGACATAAGAAGCCATTATCCGAGTCCTTGATTCGTAACCGTTGGCGACGAGAATCTCACCGTGTCGCCGCAATCCAAGCTTCGGCTTCTCATGTCATCTTGAATGGGGCTTTGACTGGCTCGCCGACTTCCTCGAAACCGCCGGAATCGCCCCCCAGGCTGCCGCCGCCACCGGCAACCCCGCCGCCGAAGAAGCCGCCATGCTCGCCCTCAACGAGGCCGTGCTTCGCATGCCATCCTTCTTCGACTACGCCCCGCCCACGGACTACCGCCTCGAGTCCCGCCACCCCGAGCTCTTCCCCACCAACGTCCGCCCGGAGACCCTCGCAAAAGACGCCGAGCTCAAGCAGCAGGCCCGCGACGGACAGCTCCCCACGGCCGAATTCCTGCGCTTCACCTCGCCCGTCCGCACGCCCTACCCTGAAAACGATCTCGTCAACGCGCGCTGGTTTCCCGCGCCGCCCGAGCGCCAGGCCGGCAAGCCCAGACAGGCCATCATCGTCATGCCCCAGTGGAACGCCGACGCCTTCAGCCACAACGCGCTCTGCACCCTCTTCAACCGCTTCGGCATCTCGGCGCTGCGCCTCAGCAAGCCCTTCCAATGTGATGAGCATGGCTAAATCGAGTCGGAAATGGAGGTAAGTCTTTCGGCATGGCGAGGCCCTGACAAGGACTTGGAGGTCAGATGCCGAAGAAGAAGTTTTCAGTGGAGCAGATTGTGTCTGTATTTAAGCAGGCGAAGCTGAGATTCCGAGTGCTGCACCTCAGGCATGATAAACGCCTCGCCATTAGAAGCGTACCTACTGAAACTTCATGCCCAGCAGACGGCCGATATCGTTTTGAGCAAGATAAAGATTCAGCCGCGCGCCCAGAAGATTCACCTTTGCACTGGCGACTTCTGATTGAGCCGTTACCTCTGCGGAGGGCAGTGAAGCTTTTACCTGCACGCGCTGCTTTTCAATGCGCATCGTCTCTTCGTGAGCCTTGAGCGCCAAGGATGCCACCTGGACCAATTGCTGCAGTTGCTCCTCTTTGTCGTAGGCGGCGGCGATCTCAATGCGCACATCGTTTTGCAACTGGGCCAATTGTGTTTGCGCCATGGACAGTTTGACGTGCGCATCGTGAAGCCTGGCTTCTCGCGCCCCTCCGTCAAATAGGGTGAACTTGAATGATGCGCCGAAGGTGCCAAAATTGTGCGTGAAGAAGGGCAGCCCGCTCTGATAGCTGTAACGCGCAATCCCTGTAATGTCAGGAATGTATGCATCCCGGGCCGCATCGACACCGGCCTGCGCTTTTTTTAGCTCTTGCCGCGCCTTCAGCACCGCCGGGCTTTTTTCGAGGACCATCTGCATCGCCTGGCTGCGCGACGGCAGTATCGACGGCGTTTCCAGATCAGCAGAACTCAGTGTCAGGCTCGTGCCCAGTGGCAGGCCCAGCAAGTCATCCAGCTTGAGGGTAATATCGTCCAAATGCAATCGCGAAACTAGTACTGCTTGCTGCTTGTCCAGCAAGCTGGCCTGTGTCCCGAGTTGGGCGTTCGTAAGCAGGTGGCCGTGTTGCACGGACTGCCGCGCTTCCTCCGCGGATACGCTGGCCGCATGCACGGCATCCTCGGCCGCACGTTCGCGGGCTTCTTCGATGAGATAGCTGTAGTAGAACTGATGAACTTCCAGAGAGATATTATCTTCCGCATCCTGCTCGGTGAGTTGCGCGGAGTGAAGGTCTGCATCGGCCGCTCTCACTCCGGCGCGAATTCTGAAGAATTGAGTCATGGGCTGAGCCAGCCCCGTTCCGCTGGTATAGGTGGTGCTTGCGCCCTGATCGATACGGACCGTATCCGCCGGTACAGCGGCACCAGATGTGCCGCGCGTCAAGGCACCGGCAGGAATCACAACCCCCTGAAGCGCACTGATGTGCAATACGCTCGAACTGTTACTGAGTCTGGGATAGAAGTGCGACCGCGCGATGCGCTTCTCTTCGCGGCTGTCTTCGACAGCCAAACGCGCCAGCGCGAGACGGTGGCTGTGCTCCATGGCCAGATGAACCGCCTGAGGCAGCGTCAGCACGAGCGGCTCGCGCGTGAGTGGCTCCGCTTGTTGAGCAGGAGCCGGCCACACGCTGGCTGTGGCCAGCATGGCGACAGTCAGCAGAGTCTTCCATTTCCATTCTTGCTTTTCCGGCATGCAAAGCCTCCTTATGTAGTGCTTTTGCCCGCACCAGGCGTCGCGATGATCTGTGGAAAGCCGAGCTTGAGCGCGCGCAGACTGGCGGCGATGAGCAGGCAGCCAGCGGCGACCGTGGCAATCAGGGTGAAGCTGTCAGCCAACGATAAGGTGAACGCTTGCTGGCGCACGCTGACAACGAGAAGTTCCACGGAGCGTCCGGCGAGCGCATTCTGTGTGAGCGCGCGACTTTGCATGACCGGGAGCAGGGCACGCTCGCGAGCGAGCAGTGGAGCAGAGCCGCCCTGTACGCCCGACGCCAGCAGGTTGTAATGAAAGACCTCGCGGACATGCAGAAAGTGACGGATGAAGGTAGCGCCAACCTCGCCGCCAAAGAGACGGATGGTTTGAAAGAACCCGGCAAAGGTGAGCACATCAGCAGGCTTATTGAGCGAGCCTGAATTGAGAATGTCAAGAATAATGGCGCCCACCATGCTGTTGAACGCAAGACCTTCGCCCATGGCAAGCACAAGTTGGCTCACGGTGAAGGTATTGCCGGCCCATGCGGTGGTGAGGTGCGAATCCATCAGGGAGCCGAGAGCGATAAGAGAGAACCCAGCGGCCAGCACCAGCCGGGTATCCACTTTGCCGAGCAGATAGACCGCGAAGATACCCGCGAGAAATTGAGGAATCGCAAGCCAGAGCAGCACGGGGCCCACCTGATCAGGCCGGTAGCCCTTGATTGCGCTGAGATAGCCTGGAACCAGCACAACGGAAGCAAGCAGCACGAAGCGGAACACCATCACCGTCAAGCCGAGCAGCAGCGTGTTGCGCCGGCGCAGAAATGGAAAATTGACGAGTGGATGTGGCTGGCAGAAGTGACGAACGACCGCAGCAAGAATCAGAAACGATCCTGACAACGCCATGGCGGCAAAGGTGCCGGAGTGCCACCAGTCGAGCCTTTGACCCTGATCCAGCGCGCCAAAGACGAGAGCAGCCCCAAGACTGGCATAGAGAAATCCGCGCCAGCTTATACGTGGCTGCCTAGGAGCGGAGCGAGGAATGGGCTGCGTGGGAATGCCTGACTGCACCAGCCACACCATAAAGGGCGTCGCGGCTGTGATGCTCCAGAAGAGCCAGCACCATGAAAGATCGCGCATGACCCATGCCTCATAGGAATCCGCGACGTGCGTGGTGACCACGATGTCGATGGCGTAGGCCGCGATGCCGTAGAGCATATATTTCTGCGGCAGATTGCGCAGGATGAATGAGAGCGTCAGCGGATAGAAAGATCCGGCGGTAAGGCCCGCGATAGCCAGCAACGTGATCAGCCATGAGAGGTGACCGGCAAAGGGCATGAAAAATGTAGCCAGCGTGAAGATACAGGCGCACCAGAGCAAAACACGGCGCGGCCCCAGAACGCCGCCCAGATAAACCGAGAAAGGACCGATGAACATCATGCCCATGTTGTAGGCCGTGCCGAGCCACGAAGAAGCATCTGCGCTGAGTCCGAGCGGCCCGCGCAGATCGGCCGTGCCCACGCTCAGCAGTCGGCCAAAGAATGTCGCAAGCGAAGCACCCAGCAGGACGGCAAAGATACCCAGAACAGGACGAATCTGTTTTGCGGGCATGCTGCTTTGATTAGCGGCCATCGCGATTTGCTAGTTGCTCGTGGCAGCAGTTTGCGCTGCCCGCTGCACGTCATTGGTATGAATGGCAACCTCGGCCGAAAGGCCCGGCCGCAGCAGGTCGCCCGGCGGCAGATCATC
The DNA window shown above is from Acidobacterium capsulatum ATCC 51196 and carries:
- a CDS encoding MFS transporter; translation: MAANQSSMPAKQIRPVLGIFAVLLGASLATFFGRLLSVGTADLRGPLGLSADASSWLGTAYNMGMMFIGPFSVYLGGVLGPRRVLLWCACIFTLATFFMPFAGHLSWLITLLAIAGLTAGSFYPLTLSFILRNLPQKYMLYGIAAYAIDIVVTTHVADSYEAWVMRDLSWCWLFWSITAATPFMVWLVQSGIPTQPIPRSAPRQPRISWRGFLYASLGAALVFGALDQGQRLDWWHSGTFAAMALSGSFLILAAVVRHFCQPHPLVNFPFLRRRNTLLLGLTVMVFRFVLLASVVLVPGYLSAIKGYRPDQVGPVLLWLAIPQFLAGIFAVYLLGKVDTRLVLAAGFSLIALGSLMDSHLTTAWAGNTFTVSQLVLAMGEGLAFNSMVGAIILDILNSGSLNKPADVLTFAGFFQTIRLFGGEVGATFIRHFLHVREVFHYNLLASGVQGGSAPLLARERALLPVMQSRALTQNALAGRSVELLVVSVRQQAFTLSLADSFTLIATVAAGCLLIAASLRALKLGFPQIIATPGAGKSTT
- a CDS encoding IS110 family transposase, with the translated sequence MNRVIGIDLGDKKSHYCVLGEGGVVVEEGTVVSTPAAFNEHFGVLTSSLIAMEVGVHSRWASRVLRELGHEVVVANPVRLRLIHKSSKKSDRVDACALARLVRVDPELLGPVEHRSDEDQSMLAVLRVRDLLVRTRTRLINCARGLVKPTGTRLPSCSPVSFANRARPAVPSDLLLALDPLLDQIQSLTNLIKRYDRKIARIAETSYPATQHLEQIRGVGPLTALGFVLTIGRSSRMVHSRNAGAYFGLRPRCYQSGESNPQLGISKEGDGFMRRMLVQSAQYILGPFGPDTDLRRWGERLIARGGRGARSRAVVAVARKLAVLLHHLWVTGEVYDPLYNSRIKQRALEPVSA
- a CDS encoding choice-of-anchor tandem repeat GloVer-containing protein; translated protein: MIILVLFFGALTHHAGAQSATITNLYALNGTTDGQSPYGNLVQGPDGNFYGTTARGGANGDGTIFRVMPDGAYAVLYSFQGSPDGQMPEAGLFAGSDGNLYGTAAFGGADGAGTVFRISPSGVFTLLYTFTGGTDGSFPAGGVIEGSDGNYYGTTVYGGDINAAGFTGYGTIFRITPEGVLTTLYTFLGEDADGASPYAGLVEGSDGNLYGTTNNDEVGPTHYFVGSVFKLSKTGTGFTTLYHFGGGNDGGNPDGGLVEGPDGSFYGSTHNFGLYADDFDSTGQGTLYNITPGGTFTTLYEFTGQAADSGRPEGTLSFGSDGNLYGTTTNSPAGTLFQLTPAGGFVTLGLLGPSYAESLGGPIVGSDGNLYGTTDTGGPNSNGAIFKAVPSPALAPLVKLTLSSQTTTAGTPVQLNWQAGYAFSTTAQLCFATVRSGGAGAGGWSGMQKGTLSGDYYGGSATITPTAPGTYTYALTCGGTISGSATLTVPAMQVTTSSLPDGQVGAAYSQTLSEQNGLAPLTWAVTSGSLPAGLSLDAGTGAITGTPTAPGISSFTVQATDSESVPVTASGSFTITVAAAAPAVTINSSTLNVGNPGGTAETTLAVSGFAANDFSFSCSGLPAKAQCLFSTVTGTQAYGTATLQVVTDGGLSAQLHADGNLPGKSRAPGSGAPWMAAAIPGLIALSGFRRKRRGALLKLWMAVLFTAAITGGLLTGCGGDSRKTASTDVTPAGTSTVTVVATAGDQSATTTFTLQVQ
- a CDS encoding TolC family protein; protein product: MPEKQEWKWKTLLTVAMLATASVWPAPAQQAEPLTREPLVLTLPQAVHLAMEHSHRLALARLAVEDSREEKRIARSHFYPRLSNSSSVLHISALQGVVIPAGALTRGTSGAAVPADTVRIDQGASTTYTSGTGLAQPMTQFFRIRAGVRAADADLHSAQLTEQDAEDNISLEVHQFYYSYLIEEARERAAEDAVHAASVSAEEARQSVQHGHLLTNAQLGTQASLLDKQQAVLVSRLHLDDITLKLDDLLGLPLGTSLTLSSADLETPSILPSRSQAMQMVLEKSPAVLKARQELKKAQAGVDAARDAYIPDITGIARYSYQSGLPFFTHNFGTFGASFKFTLFDGGAREARLHDAHVKLSMAQTQLAQLQNDVRIEIAAAYDKEEQLQQLVQVASLALKAHEETMRIEKQRVQVKASLPSAEVTAQSEVASAKVNLLGARLNLYLAQNDIGRLLGMKFQ
- a CDS encoding winged helix-turn-helix domain-containing protein, which encodes MEPQEPTVFSFAAYLYDAENRRLTRNQVPIRINRQMLDLLDLLVRSSGRLVTREQIQKTLWPGQFLDNSEKRITNAVARLRHILGDNSSRPRYIESVPRTGYRLIAPIRVVELARGARPAPAALLPPAVETAVPAEGLPEVLPDAPSALSGTTATADSPSLSEDREAQTRSAGLLQPPGSASAPISGLPRALGRRGVFYAAGVLLLLAGMLAMAPRLKRRPAAAPAEITLGIAPFQASGPGAASLAQSFRLDLTDTLSQLPHLDVRASNSLDLLNLDRSTFRAQATHLGLDVLILGSFTLQNNECHVQLELVRGNDLSHIASFNRTVSRYELADLRTMIQDEVYRSLKLSPVSGGLPTTPIDGTSNPLAYDAYLRAQYHFSQLTGNSLVLAVAEYNEAIADDPNFVDAYAGQARAYIFLVQNDRIGESEGYTLARQAARHALALDAHTAEAHADLGFIYFLQSWNLKAGERELRQAISANPDDPFYHQGLALIYSDEGRFHEAEAQINQALAVDPYWVSAYITDIHIASVAQDRSRVESDIRKIMQLAPNSTHARDGIANAEWSLGLHLRAIQTWREMAVMDHTPSRIAMEDRGLAAYRRGGVAAYARIRIEAIREGMKTAPHGNDFFPPEWYAQAGETQQALRAIRASIAMHDDGVPGMTVLPAYDSLHSNPEFRALLAGVGLNIPARAHS